A genomic region of Christiangramia sp. OXR-203 contains the following coding sequences:
- the fahA gene encoding fumarylacetoacetase produces the protein MSITANDPNRKTWLDIPGDTDFPIQNIPFGVFLTRDDIITIGTRIGDYAIDLGALHQLGYFEGIPLTDDIFLQDTLNDFISDGKKTWRLVRNRIADIFDAENAKLKDNQDHRNTVLFTLDEIEMQMPVQVGDYTDFYSSKEHATNIGTMFRDPDNALLPNWLHIPVGYHGRSSSIIPSEIPVHRPQGQTKPADSDEPVFGPSQRVDFELEMAFITTDANHLGEPIPVDEAEEYIFGMVLFNDWSARDIQKWEYVPLGPFLAKNFASSISPWIVTMDALEPFRTASPEPEKELLPYLKYSGEKSFDINLEVSLQPEGGEENSLSKSNFKYLYWNMSQQLAHHTVNGCPVNSGDMMASGTISGTSEDSFGSMLELSWSGSKPIKLKDGSERKFVEDHDTVIMRGYCQNETSRIGFGEVRSKLLPVYEPKKK, from the coding sequence ATGTCAATTACCGCTAATGATCCAAATAGAAAAACCTGGTTGGATATTCCTGGCGATACCGATTTCCCTATTCAAAATATTCCGTTTGGAGTGTTCCTTACTCGTGATGATATCATCACCATTGGAACCAGAATTGGTGATTACGCTATAGACCTTGGTGCTCTGCATCAACTGGGATATTTTGAAGGTATACCGTTGACAGACGATATATTCCTGCAGGATACTCTAAATGATTTTATTTCTGACGGAAAGAAAACCTGGAGACTGGTTAGAAACCGAATTGCTGATATTTTCGACGCTGAGAACGCTAAGCTGAAGGATAACCAGGACCACAGAAATACTGTTCTATTCACACTGGATGAAATTGAAATGCAAATGCCTGTACAGGTAGGTGATTATACCGATTTCTACAGTTCTAAAGAACATGCGACCAACATTGGTACTATGTTCCGTGATCCAGACAATGCACTGCTTCCAAACTGGCTGCATATTCCCGTTGGATACCATGGAAGAAGTTCTTCTATTATTCCTTCGGAAATTCCTGTACACAGACCACAGGGACAAACAAAACCAGCAGATTCAGACGAACCTGTATTTGGTCCATCACAACGAGTGGATTTTGAATTGGAAATGGCTTTTATTACAACAGATGCGAATCACCTTGGAGAACCAATTCCTGTTGATGAAGCTGAAGAATACATCTTTGGGATGGTCTTGTTCAACGACTGGAGCGCGAGAGACATCCAGAAGTGGGAATACGTTCCTTTGGGACCGTTTCTAGCTAAGAACTTTGCATCTTCCATCTCACCGTGGATCGTTACTATGGACGCTTTAGAGCCATTTAGAACAGCGAGCCCGGAACCTGAAAAAGAATTATTACCATATTTAAAATACTCCGGAGAAAAGAGTTTTGATATTAATCTTGAAGTTTCCCTGCAACCAGAAGGTGGCGAGGAGAATTCCTTATCAAAATCGAACTTTAAGTATCTATACTGGAATATGAGTCAGCAACTGGCACATCACACGGTTAATGGATGCCCTGTGAATTCCGGTGATATGATGGCTTCTGGAACTATTTCAGGAACGTCTGAAGATTCTTTCGGATCTATGCTGGAACTATCCTGGAGTGGCAGTAAACCAATCAAACTAAAGGACGGTTCAGAACGTAAATTTGTAGAAGATCATGATACAGTAATCATGCGAGGATATTGCCAGAACGAAACTTCCAGAATTGGATTTGGTGAAGTTCGCAGTAAACTGTTACCGGTCTACGAACCAAAGAAAAAATAA
- the ytxJ gene encoding bacillithiol system redox-active protein YtxJ yields the protein MGLFDKVFGGEKGTSEKKENNVPWNPLTEISQLDELEKLSENKTVAIFKHSTTCGISRMVLKNFEAEYEQQLNDSVDLYFLDLKAHRDISNGIADKFSVRHESPQMVVLKNREVVHHSSHQAISVDKLKELA from the coding sequence ATGGGATTATTCGATAAAGTATTTGGTGGAGAAAAAGGCACTTCTGAAAAGAAAGAGAACAATGTGCCCTGGAATCCACTTACTGAAATTTCTCAATTAGATGAGTTGGAAAAACTATCAGAAAATAAGACTGTTGCTATCTTTAAGCATTCTACAACTTGTGGTATAAGCAGGATGGTTTTAAAGAACTTCGAAGCAGAATATGAGCAGCAATTAAATGACTCTGTAGATCTATATTTTCTTGACTTAAAAGCTCACCGGGATATTTCCAATGGAATCGCAGATAAATTTTCTGTAAGACATGAGAGTCCGCAAATGGTGGTGTTAAAGAACAGGGAAGTAGTACATCATTCTTCTCACCAGGCAATTTCAGTAGATAAATTAAAAGAGCTGGCTTAG
- a CDS encoding ABC-F family ATP-binding cassette domain-containing protein → MLSVSNLSVQFGKRVLFDEVNTTFTQGNCYGIIGANGAGKSTFLKILSGKSEPTSGHVHLEPGKRMSVLEQDHNVYDDYPVLETVMRGNKPLFAVKTEMDALYADYSDENADRIGELQVSFEEMDGWNAESNAASMLSNLGIKTDMHYAQMKDLDGTQKVRVLLAQALFGSPDVLIMDEPTNDLDYETITWLENFLANYDNTVIVVSHDRHFLDSVCTHISDIDFGKINHFSGNYTFWYESSQLAARQRAQQNKKSEEKKKELQEFIQRFSANVAKSKQATSRKKMIDKLNIDEIKPSSRRYPAIIFEREREAGDQILNIEGLEASLEGETLFRNININLAKGDKVVIYSKDSRATSAFYEIINGKQDAVAGKFQWGVTTSQSYLPADNSEYFESDLTLVDWLRQWVKTEEEREEVYIRGFLGKMLFSGEEALKTCKVLSGGEKVRCMLSRMMMIRANVLMLDEPTNHLDLESITAFNNSLKNFKGTVMFTTHDHEFAQTLANRVIELTPGGVIDRYLSFDEYMNDKTIKEQREKMYAVKA, encoded by the coding sequence ATGCTTTCAGTATCAAACCTTTCTGTACAGTTTGGAAAAAGAGTTTTGTTTGACGAGGTGAATACTACTTTCACCCAGGGAAACTGTTACGGAATCATTGGTGCCAACGGTGCCGGTAAATCTACTTTTTTAAAGATATTATCTGGTAAATCTGAACCTACTTCCGGTCATGTTCATTTGGAACCAGGGAAGAGAATGTCTGTTCTGGAACAAGATCACAACGTATACGATGATTACCCGGTACTGGAAACAGTAATGCGTGGTAATAAGCCTCTATTTGCAGTGAAAACTGAAATGGATGCTTTATATGCCGATTATTCTGATGAAAATGCAGATAGAATTGGTGAATTACAGGTTTCTTTTGAAGAAATGGATGGATGGAACGCTGAGAGTAATGCGGCTTCCATGCTTTCGAATCTTGGGATCAAGACAGATATGCATTATGCACAAATGAAGGATCTTGATGGTACACAAAAGGTACGTGTACTTTTAGCACAGGCACTTTTTGGAAGTCCTGATGTGCTGATCATGGATGAGCCCACCAACGACCTGGATTATGAGACGATCACATGGTTGGAAAATTTTCTTGCGAACTATGATAATACGGTGATCGTGGTTTCTCATGACCGTCACTTCCTTGATTCGGTTTGTACGCATATTTCTGATATTGACTTCGGAAAAATCAATCACTTCTCAGGAAACTATACTTTCTGGTACGAGTCTTCCCAACTTGCAGCAAGACAGAGAGCACAGCAGAATAAAAAATCTGAAGAAAAGAAGAAGGAACTTCAGGAGTTTATACAGCGATTTTCTGCCAACGTGGCGAAGAGTAAGCAGGCTACTTCCAGAAAGAAAATGATCGATAAGCTTAATATTGATGAGATCAAGCCTTCCAGTAGAAGATATCCTGCTATCATTTTCGAAAGAGAGCGTGAAGCTGGAGATCAAATCCTGAATATTGAAGGTTTAGAAGCTAGTCTAGAAGGAGAAACTCTTTTCAGGAATATTAATATCAACCTTGCGAAAGGAGATAAAGTAGTGATTTACTCTAAGGACTCCAGAGCTACTTCAGCCTTCTACGAGATCATCAATGGAAAACAGGATGCTGTTGCAGGGAAATTCCAGTGGGGTGTGACCACTTCTCAAAGCTATTTACCAGCAGATAATTCAGAATATTTTGAATCAGATCTTACATTGGTAGACTGGTTGAGACAATGGGTGAAAACAGAAGAAGAGCGAGAAGAAGTTTATATACGTGGATTCCTTGGAAAGATGTTATTTAGTGGTGAAGAAGCCCTGAAAACCTGCAAAGTTCTTTCTGGAGGAGAAAAAGTGAGATGTATGTTGAGTAGAATGATGATGATAAGAGCAAACGTTCTTATGCTTGATGAGCCTACAAACCACCTTGACCTGGAATCTATTACTGCTTTTAATAACTCACTTAAGAACTTTAAAGGTACGGTGATGTTTACAACGCACGATCATGAATTTGCACAAACACTTGCAAACCGTGTGATCGAATTGACTCCTGGCGGAGTTATTGACAGGTATCTAAGTTTTGATGAATATATGAACGACAAAACTATTAAAGAACAACGAGAGAAAATGTATGCGGTAAAAGCTTAA
- a CDS encoding DoxX family protein, whose product MDPAAIGLAIMMLGAIIMHLKISDPLSKNIPAIIVLLMCIAIYFL is encoded by the coding sequence GTGGATCCTGCAGCGATTGGGCTAGCTATAATGATGTTGGGCGCAATCATAATGCACCTTAAGATTAGCGATCCTTTAAGTAAAAATATACCTGCGATCATTGTTCTGCTCATGTGTATCGCCATATATTTTCTATAA
- a CDS encoding glutaminyl-peptide cyclotransferase translates to MKKFNFLLLFILSIFIFSCGSNNGNKKSDFSLNISEKKKEFSQNETLKASITGKENKSFDSVAYFIGTKRLATGNTSDLSIELNSVLLGNQELIAVVYYDSTKDTLQKSIKIMSANAPKVYTYEIVNTYPHQTDAYTQGLEFHNDTLYESVGQYGKSKLRKTELETGEVYKEISLEDEYFAEGITILDDRLLLLTWKEGQGFIYDPNTFERQGTFAYNSSKEGWGLCNNEEKIFKSDGSEKIWILDPETLAEKSYIQPTTNTAIKSKFNELEWVDGLIYANTYQFPSVAMINPENGAIEGIINFKGLQDKLGNKDSLDPNNDVLNGIAYNAATGKLYVTGKKWDTLFEVKIMEK, encoded by the coding sequence ATGAAAAAATTTAACTTCCTGTTACTCTTTATTTTAAGCATATTTATTTTTTCCTGCGGAAGCAATAATGGAAATAAAAAATCTGATTTTTCTCTGAATATTTCTGAAAAGAAGAAGGAATTCAGCCAGAACGAAACTCTAAAAGCGAGTATTACAGGCAAGGAAAATAAAAGTTTTGATTCGGTCGCTTATTTTATAGGCACAAAGCGTCTTGCAACTGGCAACACTTCAGACCTGTCAATTGAACTAAATTCAGTTTTACTGGGAAACCAAGAACTTATTGCTGTGGTGTATTATGATTCGACAAAAGACACTCTTCAGAAGTCCATAAAAATAATGAGCGCAAACGCTCCGAAAGTTTACACCTACGAGATCGTTAATACGTATCCACATCAAACTGACGCGTACACGCAGGGACTTGAATTTCATAATGATACTCTTTACGAAAGCGTTGGACAGTACGGCAAATCAAAATTGCGCAAAACCGAATTGGAAACTGGTGAAGTGTATAAAGAGATAAGCCTGGAAGATGAATATTTCGCTGAAGGAATTACAATTTTGGACGACCGTTTACTGTTATTAACCTGGAAGGAAGGTCAGGGATTTATCTATGATCCAAACACCTTCGAAAGACAAGGCACATTTGCGTACAATTCCAGTAAGGAAGGATGGGGTTTATGTAACAACGAGGAAAAAATATTCAAAAGTGATGGGTCTGAGAAAATCTGGATCCTTGATCCTGAAACCCTGGCCGAAAAAAGTTATATCCAGCCAACTACCAATACTGCTATTAAGTCAAAATTCAATGAGCTGGAATGGGTGGATGGACTTATCTACGCAAACACATATCAATTTCCCAGTGTTGCAATGATCAATCCTGAAAATGGAGCCATTGAAGGTATTATTAACTTTAAAGGACTACAGGATAAACTGGGCAATAAAGATTCTTTAGATCCAAATAACGATGTTCTTAACGGGATCGCTTACAATGCTGCTACCGGAAAACTTTATGTAACCGGTAAAAAATGGGATACGTTGTTTGAAGTAAAAATCATGGAGAAATAA
- the fsa gene encoding fructose-6-phosphate aldolase → MKFFIDTANLDQIKEAQALGVLDGVTTNPSLMAKEGITGKDNIIEHYKKICELVDGDVSAEVISTDLDGMIKEGEELAKLHDQIVVKIPMIKEGVKALKYFSDQGIKTNCTLVFSAGQALLAAKAGATYVSPFIGRLDDISTDGLNLIADIRLIYDNYGFETQILAASVRHTMHVLECAKIGADVMTGPISSIEGLLKHPLTDIGLEKFLADYNKGNK, encoded by the coding sequence ATGAAATTTTTTATTGATACAGCGAATCTGGATCAAATCAAAGAAGCACAGGCTTTAGGTGTGCTGGATGGTGTAACAACCAATCCATCGCTAATGGCGAAGGAAGGTATTACCGGGAAGGACAATATTATCGAGCATTACAAAAAGATCTGTGAGCTAGTAGATGGAGATGTTAGTGCAGAAGTTATTTCAACCGATCTTGATGGAATGATCAAGGAAGGTGAGGAGTTGGCAAAACTACACGACCAGATAGTGGTGAAGATCCCAATGATTAAAGAAGGTGTAAAAGCATTAAAATACTTTAGTGACCAGGGAATTAAGACAAATTGTACGCTGGTATTTTCAGCAGGGCAGGCGCTTTTAGCTGCAAAAGCTGGAGCTACTTATGTTTCTCCATTTATTGGAAGGCTTGATGATATCTCAACAGATGGTTTGAATCTTATTGCAGATATCAGACTTATATATGATAATTATGGATTTGAAACTCAGATCCTGGCAGCTTCAGTAAGACACACCATGCATGTACTGGAATGTGCGAAAATTGGAGCAGATGTTATGACTGGACCTATTTCTTCTATTGAAGGCTTATTAAAGCATCCTTTGACCGACATTGGTCTTGAAAAATTCCTAGCAGATTATAACAAGGGAAATAAGTAA
- the glyA gene encoding serine hydroxymethyltransferase, which yields MQKDTQIFDLIAKEKDRQLNGLELIASENFVSDAVLEAAGSVLTNKYAEGYPGKRYYGGCEIVDQVEQLAIDRLKELFNAEYANVQPHSGSQANTAVFHACLKPGDKFLGFDLSHGGHLTHGSPVNFSGKLYDPVFYGVDKESGLIDYDAVAEIAKKEKPKMIIAGASAYSREIDYKRFREIADSVNAILLADIAHPAGLIAKGLISDPIEHCHIVTSTTHKTLRGPRGGIIMMGKDFDNPFGEKLKNGNLKKMSALLNSGIFPGNQGGPLEHIIAAKAIAFGEALTDEFLHYTVQVKKNAKELAKAFVGKDYQVISGGTDNHMMLIDLRNKGVSGKEAEEALSKADITVNKNMVPFDDKSPFVTSGIRIGTPAVTTRGLVEQDMLKIVEFIDRVITNIESDEELAKVKSEVNTMMKDLPLFKM from the coding sequence ATGCAAAAAGACACCCAGATATTTGATTTAATTGCGAAGGAAAAGGATCGCCAGTTGAATGGTTTGGAACTAATTGCGAGTGAAAATTTTGTAAGTGACGCCGTGCTGGAAGCAGCAGGATCTGTACTTACAAATAAGTATGCTGAAGGCTATCCGGGAAAGAGATATTATGGTGGCTGTGAGATCGTAGATCAGGTAGAGCAACTTGCTATCGACAGATTAAAAGAATTGTTCAATGCTGAATATGCCAACGTGCAACCACATTCTGGTTCACAAGCAAATACGGCAGTTTTCCATGCCTGTTTAAAACCCGGAGACAAGTTTCTTGGTTTTGATCTTTCACATGGTGGGCATTTAACGCATGGTTCTCCTGTGAATTTCTCCGGAAAATTATATGATCCTGTATTTTACGGGGTAGATAAGGAAAGCGGTTTGATCGATTATGATGCCGTTGCTGAAATTGCGAAGAAGGAGAAGCCGAAAATGATCATTGCAGGAGCATCTGCTTACAGTCGTGAAATAGATTATAAAAGATTCAGGGAAATAGCTGATAGTGTTAATGCAATTCTACTTGCAGATATCGCACACCCAGCTGGATTAATCGCCAAAGGTTTGATCTCAGACCCTATAGAGCATTGTCATATTGTGACTTCTACCACGCATAAGACTCTTCGTGGTCCCCGTGGAGGGATTATTATGATGGGGAAAGATTTCGACAATCCTTTTGGAGAGAAGCTTAAAAATGGAAATCTAAAGAAAATGTCGGCTTTACTGAATTCCGGGATCTTTCCAGGAAACCAGGGTGGACCTTTAGAGCATATCATTGCTGCGAAAGCGATCGCTTTTGGAGAGGCTCTTACAGATGAATTTCTTCATTATACAGTACAGGTAAAGAAAAATGCAAAAGAGCTGGCTAAAGCTTTCGTGGGTAAGGACTACCAAGTAATTTCAGGAGGGACAGATAATCATATGATGCTTATCGATCTTAGAAATAAAGGTGTAAGTGGTAAGGAAGCAGAAGAGGCACTTAGTAAAGCAGATATTACCGTGAATAAAAATATGGTGCCTTTCGATGATAAATCACCTTTTGTAACCTCAGGAATTAGAATTGGAACTCCGGCAGTGACCACACGTGGTCTTGTAGAGCAGGATATGCTAAAGATCGTTGAGTTTATCGATAGAGTCATCACTAATATTGAGAGTGATGAAGAATTGGCTAAAGTTAAAAGCGAAGTAAATACAATGATGAAAGATCTTCCATTATTTAAAATGTAA
- the clpB gene encoding ATP-dependent chaperone ClpB, protein MNFNNFTIKSQEAIQQAQQLAQELGHQQIENEHLFKAITMVDENVTPFLLKKLNINISLFGQILEKSLESFPKVSGGDIMLSRDAGKTVNEATSIAKKMEDEYVSIEHLILAIFKSSSKVAQMLKDQGATEKGLKAAIDELRQGDKVTSQSAEETYQSLDKYARNLNKFAEEGKLDPVIGRDEEIRRILQILSRRTKNNPMLVGEPGTGKTAIAEGLAHRIVDGDVPENLKNKLIYSLDMGALIAGAKYKGEFEERLKAVIKEVTSSDGNIVLFIDEIHTLVGAGGGQGAMDAANILKPALARGELRAIGATTLDEYQKYFEKDKALERRFQKVYVEEPDIESAISILRGIKEKYETHHKVRIKDEAIIAAVELSQRYITNRFLPDKAIDLMDEAASKLRMEINSKPEELDVLDRKIMQLEIEIEAIKREKDEVKLKTLRADLANLKEERNDLHARWMSEKDVVDNIQTLKSDIENFKLEAEKAEREGDYGKVAEIRYGKIKEAQEKLEKLQQNVAENQSEKSLIQEEVTNEDIAEVVAKWTGIPVTKMLQSDREKLLKLEDDLHKRVVGQDEAIIAVSDAVRRSRAGLQDQNRPIGSFLFLGTTGVGKTELAKALAEYLFDDESAMTRIDMSEYQERHSVSRLVGAPPGYVGYDEGGQLTEAVRRKPYSVVLLDEIEKAHPDTFNILLQVLDEGRLTDNKGRVADFKNTIIVMTSNMGSQIIQERFEAIKDVDAAMESAKVDVLGLLKQTVRPEFLNRIDDIVMFSPLTRKDIRQIVSLQLKGVKKMLAKQHIVLDATDEALDYLAAKGFDPQFGARPVKRVVQREVLNKLSKEILSGNISTDSIILLDEFNEELVFRNQEELSEN, encoded by the coding sequence ATGAACTTCAATAATTTTACTATAAAATCACAAGAGGCTATCCAGCAAGCTCAGCAGCTTGCTCAGGAATTGGGCCACCAACAGATAGAAAATGAACACCTTTTCAAAGCGATCACTATGGTCGACGAAAACGTAACTCCATTTCTACTGAAAAAACTAAATATTAATATTTCTCTCTTCGGGCAGATACTGGAAAAAAGTCTGGAGAGCTTTCCGAAGGTAAGTGGCGGAGATATCATGCTATCCAGGGATGCGGGGAAGACTGTGAATGAAGCTACCAGCATTGCCAAAAAGATGGAAGATGAATATGTTTCTATTGAGCATTTGATTCTTGCTATCTTCAAATCTTCCAGTAAAGTTGCTCAAATGCTAAAAGATCAGGGAGCTACCGAGAAAGGCTTAAAAGCTGCGATTGATGAATTGAGACAAGGAGACAAAGTAACTTCTCAAAGTGCTGAAGAAACCTATCAATCTTTAGATAAGTACGCAAGAAACCTCAACAAATTTGCTGAGGAAGGAAAGCTGGATCCTGTGATTGGTCGGGACGAGGAAATTCGTAGAATTCTACAGATCCTATCTCGAAGAACCAAGAACAATCCAATGCTGGTTGGGGAACCAGGAACTGGAAAAACGGCGATAGCAGAAGGACTTGCGCATAGAATTGTAGATGGTGATGTCCCCGAAAACCTTAAGAATAAACTCATTTACTCCCTGGATATGGGAGCGCTTATTGCGGGTGCAAAATATAAGGGTGAATTTGAGGAAAGACTTAAAGCGGTGATAAAGGAAGTGACTTCCAGCGATGGCAACATTGTATTATTTATTGATGAAATACATACGCTTGTAGGTGCAGGTGGTGGTCAGGGTGCCATGGATGCTGCCAACATTCTTAAACCGGCTCTCGCTCGAGGTGAACTAAGAGCAATTGGTGCTACTACTCTTGATGAATACCAGAAATACTTCGAGAAAGACAAAGCGCTGGAACGAAGATTTCAAAAGGTATACGTAGAAGAGCCAGACATTGAAAGCGCGATCTCCATATTACGTGGGATCAAGGAAAAATACGAGACTCACCATAAGGTTCGAATTAAGGATGAAGCGATCATCGCTGCGGTGGAATTATCTCAGCGCTATATCACGAACAGGTTCCTTCCAGACAAGGCTATTGACCTAATGGATGAAGCTGCTTCTAAATTACGTATGGAGATCAACTCCAAGCCGGAAGAACTTGATGTACTGGATAGAAAGATCATGCAGCTGGAGATCGAGATCGAGGCAATTAAGCGTGAGAAAGATGAAGTGAAACTTAAAACGCTGAGAGCAGATCTCGCAAATCTTAAAGAAGAAAGAAATGATCTTCACGCCAGGTGGATGAGCGAAAAAGATGTAGTGGACAATATTCAAACACTAAAATCTGATATTGAAAATTTCAAGCTGGAAGCTGAAAAAGCTGAGCGGGAAGGTGATTATGGTAAAGTAGCTGAAATTCGCTACGGAAAGATCAAGGAAGCGCAGGAGAAGCTAGAAAAGCTACAACAGAACGTTGCTGAAAATCAAAGTGAGAAATCATTGATCCAGGAAGAAGTTACCAATGAAGATATCGCGGAAGTAGTTGCGAAGTGGACCGGAATTCCGGTGACTAAAATGCTTCAAAGCGATCGTGAAAAATTACTCAAATTAGAAGATGACCTTCATAAGCGTGTGGTTGGACAGGATGAAGCGATCATCGCCGTTAGCGATGCAGTTCGCCGTAGTCGTGCCGGACTTCAGGATCAAAACAGACCAATTGGATCTTTCCTGTTCCTGGGAACAACCGGAGTTGGTAAAACAGAGCTGGCCAAGGCGCTTGCGGAATACCTGTTCGACGACGAATCTGCGATGACCAGGATCGACATGAGTGAATACCAGGAAAGACATTCGGTTAGCAGATTAGTTGGGGCACCTCCGGGATATGTTGGATATGATGAAGGTGGACAACTTACTGAAGCAGTGCGAAGAAAACCATATTCTGTAGTCTTACTAGATGAGATCGAAAAGGCGCATCCTGATACTTTCAATATTTTACTTCAGGTTCTGGATGAAGGTAGACTTACAGATAACAAAGGCCGTGTTGCAGACTTCAAGAACACCATCATTGTGATGACTTCCAATATGGGGAGCCAGATCATCCAGGAGAGATTTGAAGCTATCAAGGATGTAGATGCAGCGATGGAATCTGCTAAAGTGGATGTACTTGGATTGCTGAAGCAAACTGTTAGACCAGAATTCCTGAACAGGATCGATGATATTGTAATGTTTAGTCCGCTTACTCGAAAAGACATCAGGCAGATTGTGAGCTTGCAATTGAAAGGCGTAAAGAAAATGCTCGCAAAGCAACATATAGTTTTGGATGCTACAGATGAAGCACTTGATTATCTCGCTGCGAAAGGTTTTGATCCACAATTTGGTGCCCGACCCGTGAAAAGAGTAGTGCAAAGAGAAGTACTTAATAAACTATCCAAGGAAATCCTATCTGGCAATATTAGCACAGACAGTATCATTCTTCTGGATGAATTCAACGAAGAACTGGTGTTTAGAAACCAGGAAGAACTTTCAGAAAATTAA
- a CDS encoding acyl-CoA thioesterase, translated as MSVNSEIYQKYITVSEDDLDDQQHVNNVRYVQWIQDVAQEHWESRASEEQKAGLAWVVVRHEIDYKMEALLNDEILLETRIIDTTHVTSIREVVIKNNDSGKLLAKAKTTWCLLDQRTKKPQRISDELKQIFQ; from the coding sequence ATGTCTGTAAACTCCGAAATATATCAAAAATACATTACTGTTTCAGAAGATGATCTAGACGATCAGCAGCATGTCAACAACGTGCGTTATGTGCAATGGATTCAGGATGTAGCACAAGAGCATTGGGAGTCCCGCGCTTCCGAAGAGCAGAAAGCAGGGCTAGCATGGGTTGTGGTAAGACATGAGATCGATTATAAGATGGAAGCTCTTCTCAATGATGAAATCCTGCTGGAAACAAGAATTATTGACACTACACATGTAACTTCCATACGGGAAGTAGTGATCAAAAATAATGATTCCGGAAAACTACTGGCGAAAGCCAAAACTACCTGGTGTTTACTAGATCAAAGAACAAAAAAACCACAGCGCATTTCTGATGAGCTCAAGCAGATATTCCAGTAA
- a CDS encoding SDR family oxidoreductase: protein MKKGNSSEKIVLITGASSGIGKSIANYLSRQNFKVYGTSRSPQKSTDESFTFLQLDVTREDTIKLAVEDVIAREGRLDILINNAGVGITGPLEETPEDEIKKAFETNYYGPLRMIKNVLPYMRDRKSGLIINVTSIAGYMGLPYRGIYSATKGALEITAEAYRMEIAQFGITMTNVAPGDFATNIASGRYHAPVLPTSPYKKVYGETLDLMNQHVSAGQDPQLMAKAILKIIKDPEPKVHYRVGEMLQKVSIKLKALLPDKLYEKMLMKHYKL from the coding sequence ATGAAAAAGGGGAATTCTTCAGAAAAAATCGTACTTATCACCGGCGCTTCCTCAGGAATTGGTAAGTCAATCGCAAATTATCTTAGTCGGCAAAATTTCAAAGTTTATGGAACCTCACGTTCGCCTCAGAAATCTACGGATGAAAGCTTTACATTTTTACAATTAGATGTAACCAGGGAAGATACTATTAAGCTGGCTGTTGAAGATGTTATCGCCAGAGAAGGCAGGCTGGATATTCTGATCAATAATGCAGGAGTCGGTATTACCGGACCTTTGGAAGAGACTCCGGAAGATGAGATCAAGAAGGCTTTTGAGACCAATTACTACGGTCCGCTTAGAATGATCAAAAATGTACTGCCTTATATGCGTGATCGCAAATCTGGTCTTATTATTAATGTTACCAGTATTGCTGGTTATATGGGATTGCCATATCGTGGAATATACTCTGCAACTAAAGGTGCTCTTGAAATCACTGCTGAGGCTTACCGAATGGAAATTGCTCAGTTTGGAATTACAATGACCAATGTAGCGCCTGGAGATTTTGCTACTAATATTGCTTCTGGAAGATATCATGCCCCCGTTTTACCAACTTCACCTTATAAGAAAGTATATGGTGAAACACTTGATCTTATGAATCAACATGTTAGTGCAGGGCAGGATCCGCAACTAATGGCAAAGGCTATCCTCAAGATTATTAAGGATCCAGAGCCAAAAGTGCACTATCGGGTAGGCGAAATGTTGCAAAAAGTGTCTATCAAGCTAAAGGCATTACTGCCAGACAAACTTTACGAGAAGATGCTTATGAAGCATTATAAATTGTAA
- a CDS encoding CsbD family protein yields the protein MNEDQREGKWKQIKGQFKQKYGDLTDDDTTYSEGKFDEMLGRMQEKTGKSKEELKNEIDKW from the coding sequence ATGAATGAAGATCAAAGAGAAGGAAAATGGAAACAGATCAAAGGACAATTCAAACAAAAGTATGGAGATCTAACCGATGATGATACTACGTATTCCGAAGGGAAATTTGATGAGATGTTAGGTCGTATGCAGGAAAAAACTGGAAAGTCTAAGGAGGAATTGAAGAATGAAATTGATAAGTGGTAG